The genomic window CTGTACTTCCGCCTGCTGGCCAGCATCGGCCCGCTGAAGACCATGACGGTGACCTTCCTGATCCCGCCGTTCGGCGTGTTCTGGGGCGTGCTGCTGCTGGACGAGTCGCTGTCCTGGGCGCACCTGCAGGGCGGCGTGCTGATCGCCCTGGCGCTGTGGCTGGTGCTGTGCCCGGCGCCGTTGCCGAAGGTGGAGGCGGCGGGGTGAGGCTCAACAGGCGTTCTCTGATAGCGCTTACCTAAGGGGCGCCCTCTCCCCAGCCCTCTCCCTGAAGGGAGAGGGAGCCGTCCTCGGCGAGATTCGAGATCTGTGTTCTCCCGGTGAGAACAAGGAGCTTCGAAACTTCCAGGCTGTGCCGGACAGTCCCCTCTCCCTTCAGGGAGAGGGTTAGGGAGAGGGCAGGCCCCCCTCAGGGCTATCAGTTATCCACAACCCGCACCGCCCCGGTATTGCGCACCGGAGCCGCCTGGCGAAACACCAGCATCAACCCCACCACGATCAGCCCCATGCCCAGCAGGCCGAGGGCGGACAGGCGATTGCCGAACACCGCGTAATCCATCAGCGCCGTGACCGCCGGCACCAGGTAGAACAAGCTGGTGACATTGACCAGGTTGCCCGCTGCGATCATCCGATAGAGCAGCACGGTGGCCAGCACCGAGACCATCAGCCCCATCCATAGCGCGCTGAGGATGAACGCCGCATTCCACTCCACGTGCAGCGGCTGGAACGGCGCGACGCCGAGGCACAACAGGAGCCCGGCGATGTACTGCAGGGGCAGGGTGCCCAAGGGGTTCTCACGGATGTTCTTCTGCAGGATCGAGCCGCCGGTGATCGACAGCAGGGCGAGCAGGCTGCACGCCAACCCGGCGAAGCTCAGCCCGGCCAGTCCGATGCTCTGGTAGACCACCATCACCAGCCCGATCAGCCCCAGCGCGAGACCGCCCAGCCGCGCTGGCGAATGCCGGCGTTCGAGCAGGAAGCTGGTCAGCATCGGCTGCACGCCCAGCACCGTGGCGATGACGCCGGGCGTAACGTGCAGGTCCAGCGCCATCAGGTAGAAGATCGGGTAGATGCCCAGCATGACCAGGCCGGTGAGCACGGCCTGGCGCACCGGCTTGCGTCCGCGCGGCCAGCGCAGGCCGAGCAGCGGCGAGAGGATCAGCAACGCCACCAGGGCAGCGCCGAAGCGGGCGATGAGGAAGGCCATCGGCGAGGCCTGGGCCAGGCCCCATTTGCTGATGATGGCGGCGCTGCTCCACAGCAGCACGAACAGGGAGGTGCTGGCCAGGCCGGCCAGGGACGAGCGGTTGAGCGAAATCATGGCATTGCACCTGTCGTCAGGCAGATCACGACCGGCCGTCGATGGCCGGCCACAGGCCGGGAGCCGCGTCCGTTGGCGCGCAGGACCGGGCGGTGGAAAACGCGTGGGGCGTCAGCGACTCACGCCGGGTGGCGGAGGCGGCGCAACAGCGACGACAGGAGGAGGGCAGGTGCTGCCCATACCCGCGCCGCGGGCCGGGGAGGCTGCAGCGGTGTTTGCCGGATCGGGCAATGGGTATCGGGACATGGCGGGCAGACCTGTGCAGTGGCGCAGCCAGCGTGCTGCGTAGGCTGACTATAACGGTGCGGCGGGCCCGCCGCGAGCGGTGTGCGAGTCGCGCGGCAATTCGCGACTTCTGCGACAGAAACGATCGCGCAGGCAGAATGCTCCAGCGCTGACGCTTTTCGTAGGAGCGAGCTTGCTCGCGAACCGATTTTCGTCGCGGGCTTCGTTCGCGAGCCAGCTCGCTCCTGCAGGGCGGTCCCGCGAAATCCGGCCCGGTGCCATCGACAGAAACGACAACGCGCGGCCAGGGCCGCGCGTTGTCAGGCAAGGGTGACGCTTACTTGCCGGTCTTGATGGTGTTCCAGGTGCGGGTGCGCACGCGGTCGATCTTCATCGGCATGGATTCGAGGGCGAACAGCTTGGCCATCTTGTCCTGCGGCGGGTAGATCGCCGGGTCAGCCTTGATCGCCTTGTCCACCAGCGGGTCGGCGGCCAGGTTGCCGTTGGCGTAGTGCACGTAGTTGCTCACGCCGGCCATCACGTCCGGGCGCAGCAGGTAGTTCATGAAGGCGTAGGCGGCCTTCTCGTCCGGTGCGTCGTTGGGCATGGCGACCATGTCGAACCACAGAGGCGAGCCTTCCTTCGGGGTGGAGTACTGGATTTCCACACCGTTCTTGGCTTCCTTGGCGCGGGTGGCGGCCTGCAGGATGTCGCCGGAGAAGCCGACGGCTACGCAGATCTCGCCGTTGGCCAGATCGCTGACGTACTTGGAGGAGTGGAAGTAGCGGATGTACGGACGCACCTTGAGCAGCGCTTCCTCGGCCTTCTTGTAGTCATCCAGCTTCTGGCTGTGATGCGGCAGGCCCAGGTAGTTCAAGGTGATCGGCAGCAGCTCCGGGCCGTTGTCCAGCACCGCCACGCCGCACTTGGCCAGCTTCTCCATGTTCTCGGGCTTGAAGAAGAGGTCCCAGGAGTCGATCGGCGCGTTGTCGCCCAGCACTTCCTTGACCTTCGCCGGGTTGTAGCCGATGCCGGTGGTGCCCCACAGGTAGGGGAAGCCGTGCTCGTTGCCCGGATCGTTCACTTCCAGCGCCTTCATCAGCACCGGGTTGAGGTTCTTCCAGTTCGGCAGCTGGCTCTTGTCCAGCTTCTTCAGCGCGCCGGCCTGGATCTGCTTGGCCATGAAGTGGTTCGACGGCACCACGATGTCGTAACCGGATTTGCCGGTCATCAGCTTGCCATCGAGGGTCTCGTTGCTGTCATAGACGTCGTAGGTCGCCTGGATGCCGGTTTCCTTGGTGAAGGTCGGCACGGTGTCCGGGGCGATGTAGTCGGACCAGTTGTAGATCTTCACGCTGTCGGCCTGGGCGGCGCCGGCGGCCATCGTGAGCGAGAGTGCAAGGGTGGAGAGCAACGGGGCGGAAATTTTCATTCTTGTGTTCCTGACAACGGTGCGGAATGCCCAGGCCATCTGCGAAAGATGAGCGACGCTGCGTCGCGGGCTGGGCAAGAATTAACCATTTTGTCGGAACATGGCGAGGGGCCATGGCTGCCTGCGGGTCCGCAGACAGCGCACGTGACCGCAATCGCACCGATTCGGAACGGCAGGTGGGAATCCGCCCCGCAAAGGGGCGGAATAGAGCTTACTGGACCAGTTCCTGATCCTCGAACAGGCCGTCGAAGAGCATGGTGGAGAGGTAGCGCTCGCCCGAATCCGGCAGCACCACGACGATGGTCTTGCCCTGCATGGTCGGCTCTTCGGCGAGCTTCACCGCGGCGGCCATGGCGGCGCCGCTGGAGATGCCGCAGAGGATGCCTTCCTCCTGCATCAGGCGCAGGGCCATGTTCTTGGCGTCCTCGTCGGCGATGGTGGCGACGCGGTCGACCAGCGACAGGTCGAGGTTCTTCGGCACGAAGCCGGCGCCGATGCCCTGGATCTTGTGCGGGCTGGGCTTGACCTCTTCGCCGGCCAGGGTCTGGCTGATCACCGGCGAGCCGACCGGCTCCACGGCCACCGACAGGATCGGCTTGCCCTTGGTGTTCTTGATGAAGCGCGACACCCCGGTGATGGTGCCGCCGGTGCCAACGCCCGCCACCAGCACGTCCACCGCGCCATCGGTGTCGTTCCAGATTTCCGGGCCGGTGGTCTTCTCGTGGATCGCCGGGTTGGCCGGGTTGTCGAACTGCGCCGGCATGAAGTACTTCGCCGGGTCGCTGGCGAGGATTTCCTCGGCCTTGGCGATGGCGCCCTTCATGCCCTTGGCCGGCTCGGTGAGCACCAGTTCGGCGCCCAGGGCCTTGAGCACCTTGCGCCGCTCCAGGCTCATGGAGGAGGGCATGGTGAGGATCAGCTTGTAGCCGCGGGCGGCGGCGACGAAAGCCAGGCCGATGCCTGTATTGCCCGAGGTCGGCTCGACCAGGGTCATGCCCGGTTTCAGGCGGCCGTTGGACTCGGCATCCCAGATCATGTTGGCGCCGATCCGGCACTTCACCGAGTAGCCCGGGTTGCGCCCTTCGATCTTGGCCAGGATGGTGACGCCGCGCGGGGCGATGCGGTTGATCTGTACCAGCGGCGTGTTGCCGATGGACTGCGCGTTGTCTGCGTAAATGCGGCTCATGATGAGAGTCCTTGTCGCTCGAAGGTGATCCGAAAGCCTATGCCCAGCCCGTCCTCCAGTCCAGACGCAGAACCGGCGCAAAGATGGGCGCGGCCTCGCAGGCGCCGGGCTTCACTGGAAACTGCAAAGCGCCGCCGGATATCGCGCGTGGCTGGGCCGGGCGTGACCGGGCATTCAGTGACTGAATGCCCGTCCTGCGTTCACAGTCGAGCGCCATGCGCGTTATAGTCGCAGTCTCCCACACGCACATTTCCGCCCGGGCCTACCCCCCGGCCGCTACCGTTCGAGGATTCACCGATGAAGTTCGAAGGCACCCAGTCCTACGTCGCCACCGACGACCTCAAGCTGGCGGTCAACGCCGCCATCACCCTGCAGCGGCCGTTGCTGGTGAAAGGCGAGCCGGGCACCGGCAAGACCATGCTGGCCGAGCAGCTGGCGGAGTCCTTCGGCGCCAAGCTGATCACCTGGCACATCAAGTCCACCACCAAGGCCCACCAGGGCCTCTACGAGTACGACGCGGTCAGCCGCCTGCGGGACTCGCAGTTGGGCGTGGACAAGGTCCACGACGTGCGCAACTACATCAAGAAGGGCAAGCTCTGGGAGGCCTTCGAGGCCGAGGAGCGCGTGATCCTGCTGATCGACGAGATCGACAAGGCCGACATCGAGTTCCCCAACGACCTGTTGCAGGAACTCGACAAGATGGAGTTCTTCGTTTACGAGACCAACGAGACCATCAAGGCCAAGCAGCGCCCGATCATCATCATCACCTCCAACAACGAGAAGGAGCTGCCGGACGCCTTCCTGCGCCGCTGCTTCTTCCACTACATCGCCTTCCCCGACCGCGAGACCCTGCAGAAGATCGTCGACGTGCACTACCCCAAGATCAGCGGCACGCTGGTCAGCGAGGCGCTGGACATCTTCTTCGACGTGCGCAAGGTGCCGGGTCTGAAGAAGAAGCCTTCCACCTCCGAGCTGGTGGACTGGCTGAAGCTGCTGATGGCCGACAACATCGGCGAAGCCGTGCTGCGCGAGCGCGACCCCACCAAGGCCATCCCGCCGCTGGCCGGTGCGCTGGTTAAGAACGAGCAGGACGTGCAACTGCTCGAACGCCTGGCGTTCATGAGCCGCCGCGCCAGCCGCTGATTCGCAGCTACGGATGGACCTATTCAGGATTGCGCGTAAGCGCCAGAAGAGCGTTCAGGATCAAAACGCTCTTCTGCGGGAATCCATTCGCAAGTGCGCCGCGTATTTCCGCGAGGCGCCCGGACATATTCCGCCGGTGCTGATCGACGTGGCGCGTGAGAGAAATGTCGACTGGTCCAAGGCTATCCTTCTGAACCTCGGTGTTTGTGAGCCGGGCTGTTCGTCTCTGATGGGGCTGTTGCTTGATCAGTCCGGACGCTTTATCGAGTTTGAGCTGGATGCGACGGATGATTTGAGCTCCCTGGTGGAGCTGTACGTCTGGAAGGACGTTTCGGCAGAGCAGAATTGCTCCCAACACAATCGCGGTATTGGCGTGGGCTATGGAGCCTTGGCGCTTGCGGTGCAAGCCGATCTGAATCGGCCTCAGGGCCTGCTGCCTGTCAGCGAAGAGTGAGAATCTGATCATGCTGCTCAACCTGTTCAACGAAATGCGCGCGGCCAAGGTGCCGGTGTCGGTGCGCGAGCTGCTCGACCTGATCGATGCGCTCAAGCACCGCGTCGTGTTCGCCGACATGGACGAGTTCTACTACCTCGCCCGCACCATCATGGTGAAGGACGAGCGCCATTTCGATAAGTTCGACCGGGCCTTCGGCGCCTACTTCAAGGGCCTGGAAAAGCTCGACGACCACCTCAAGGCGCTGATCCCCGAAGAGTGGCTGCGCAAGGAATTCGAGCGCCTGCTGACCGACGAGGAGCGCGCGCAGATTCAGTCCCTGGGCGGCCTGGACAAGCTCATCGAGGAGTTCAAGAAACGCCTGGAAGAGCAGAAGGAACGCCACGCCGGCGGCAACAAGTGGATCGGCACCGGCGGCACCAGCCCGTTCGGTTCCGGCGGCTTCAACCCCGAGGGCATCCGCGTCGGCGATGCCGGCAAGCGCCAGGGCAAGGCCGCCAAGGTGTGGGACCAGCGCGAGTACAAGAACCTCGACGACCAGGTCGAGCTGGGCACGCGCAACATCAAGATCGCCCTGCGCCGCCTGCGCAAGTTCGCCCGCGAAGGCGCGGCGGAAGAGCTGGACATCGACGGCACCATCGACCACACCGCCAAGGATGCCGGCCTGCTCAACATCCAGATGCGCCCCGAACGCCGCAACACCGTGAAGCTCCTGCTGCTGCTGGATATCGGCGGCTCCATGGACGCCCACGTGAAGGTCTGCGAGGAACTGTTCTCGGCCTGCAAGACCGAGTTCAAGCACCTGGAGTACTTCTACTTCCACAACTTCATCTACGAGTCGGTGTGGAAGAACAACCTGCGCCGCTCCAGCGAGCGCACCGCCACCTTCGACCTGCTGCACAAGTATGGGCCGGACTACAAGGTGGTGTTCGTTGGCGACGCCGCCATGGCGCCCTACGAGATCACCCAGGCCGGCGGCAGCGTCGAGCACTGGAACGAGGAAGCCGGCTACGTGTGGATGCAGCGCTTCATGGAGAAGTACAAGAAGCTCATCTGGATCAACCCGTACCCGAAGGACACCTGGAACTACACCGCCTCCACGGGCCTCGTGCGCGAGCTGGTGAAGGAGCAGATGTACCCGCTGACCTTGAGCGGCCTGGAAGAAGGCATGCGCTTCCTCTCTCGCGGTTGACCGCTTGCGGGCCCCAGGACGGTGCATCTGCACCGTCCGGTGTCCCCAAAGGTAACCCCGCGCGCGGGCCGATGAAGGCCCGCGGCGCGTCCCAGGCCCCGTCCCATGGGGATCGATCCGGCCACGCTGGGTGGCCGGCACGCAACTTGCCTGCCCCTGAGCTGCGCTTGAGCCGGTAACACCCGCCGGCGCGCCGTAGCGTCTACGATGGGCACGACATGAATCCACTGACCTTCTCCCGCTCCACCTGGCTCAACTCCCTGCACATGACCTCCCTGACCGTCGCGCTGATGGAATCGGAAGGGCACAGCCGCGAGGCCATCCTCGAAGGCAGCGGCATCACCGGCGACGACCTGCTCGACCTGCGCCGGCTGGTCAGCCCCTGGCAGGAGCAGCAGGTCTTCGCCAACGTGCAGAACCTCGCCGGGGAACCCGCCCTCGGCCTGCGCCTGGGCGTGCGCACACGGATCACCGCCTACGGGCTGCTGGGCTACGCGCTGATCTCCGCGCCGACGCTGGGCGAGGCGCTGCGCATCGGCCTGAGTTACCCGGTGCTGCTGGGCACCTACTTCCACCTCTCGCTGGAAGTGGATGGCGACATGGCCTGGCTGGTCGCCACTGGCTATGGCGAGGAAGAGGCCATGCGCCCGTTCAACACCGAGTTGTGCCTGGGCTCGCTGAAGGTGGCCTGCGCCGACCTGCTCGGCCAGCCGCTGCCGCTGGTGCGTGCCGAATTCGACTACGAAGGCCCGGCGGAACGCCGCGCCGCCTACGCCACGCTGTTCGGCTGCCAGCTGAGCTTCGATTGTCCGCGCAGCGCCATCGGCTTCCCCGCCAGTTGGCTGGACATGCGCCTGCCACTGGCCGACGCCGTGACCCACCGCGAGATGCTCGAACAGTGCCGCCGCCAGAACATCGACCTGGCCGCGCGCCGTGCCTGGCTCGACAAGGTCCGCGCCATCCTCGGCGAACGCCTGCAGGAACCACCGGGCCTGGAGGAGCTGGCACGGCGCCTGAACTGCTCCTCGCGCAGCCTGCGCCGCCACCTGCAGCAACAGCAGACCAGCTACCAGCAACTGCTCGACGAACTGCGCTTCGCCCGCGCCAAGGAATTGCTGCAGGACGGCGACATGCCCATCTACCGCATCGCCGAGGAACTGGGCTTCAGCGAAACCGCCAGCCTGCGCCACGCCTTCCAGCGCTGGAGCGGCCAGCCGCCGAGCCACTTCCGTGCGTAAAGACCCGTAAATAGGGCTCCGTACATGAAGATCTTCGCCTGAAATTTCTGTCGGGCTTGTCGTGGATCAAGATACCCCCGACGCTGCTGGGCCTAGCCTTGAGCGATCCCACAAGGACGCTCGAGGGCCTCACCATGGCCAAGAAATTCCCCCTCAATCCGCCGCACCCCGAGCGCATCTGCTGGGGCTGCGACCGCTACTGTCCGGCGACCAACCTGGCGTGTGGCAACGGCGCGGACCGCACCATGCACCCGGCCGAAATGCTCGGGGATGACTGGTACCAGTTTGGTGACTGGGGCATCGAGCCGCCCAGTACGATTGCTGCCGCGCAGCTGGAGCCGTCCAGCTGAGGCACACCCGCGCCGTTGCGGCGCCGGGCATGAAAAAGCGCGCACTCCCTCCCCGGAGTGCGCGCTTTTTTCGTCATCAGCCCTTGGCCGGTGTGATGCCGTAGATCTTCTGGAAGCGGGCGATCAGGGCGTCCGGCTTCTTCTCTTCCTTCTGCATCAGGTACACCACGCGCTCGCCGTTGGGGCCGCTGGCGATTTCGGTGTGGCGGAAGATTGGCTCGCCCAGGCCGTTCATGTCGACCATGTCGCCGTAGCGCTGGGCCACGTAGATCACGCC from Pseudomonas sp. GCEP-101 includes these protein-coding regions:
- a CDS encoding DMT family transporter; protein product: MISLNRSSLAGLASTSLFVLLWSSAAIISKWGLAQASPMAFLIARFGAALVALLILSPLLGLRWPRGRKPVRQAVLTGLVMLGIYPIFYLMALDLHVTPGVIATVLGVQPMLTSFLLERRHSPARLGGLALGLIGLVMVVYQSIGLAGLSFAGLACSLLALLSITGGSILQKNIRENPLGTLPLQYIAGLLLCLGVAPFQPLHVEWNAAFILSALWMGLMVSVLATVLLYRMIAAGNLVNVTSLFYLVPAVTALMDYAVFGNRLSALGLLGMGLIVVGLMLVFRQAAPVRNTGAVRVVDN
- a CDS encoding polyamine ABC transporter substrate-binding protein, coding for MAAGAAQADSVKIYNWSDYIAPDTVPTFTKETGIQATYDVYDSNETLDGKLMTGKSGYDIVVPSNHFMAKQIQAGALKKLDKSQLPNWKNLNPVLMKALEVNDPGNEHGFPYLWGTTGIGYNPAKVKEVLGDNAPIDSWDLFFKPENMEKLAKCGVAVLDNGPELLPITLNYLGLPHHSQKLDDYKKAEEALLKVRPYIRYFHSSKYVSDLANGEICVAVGFSGDILQAATRAKEAKNGVEIQYSTPKEGSPLWFDMVAMPNDAPDEKAAYAFMNYLLRPDVMAGVSNYVHYANGNLAADPLVDKAIKADPAIYPPQDKMAKLFALESMPMKIDRVRTRTWNTIKTGK
- the cysK gene encoding cysteine synthase A, which produces MSRIYADNAQSIGNTPLVQINRIAPRGVTILAKIEGRNPGYSVKCRIGANMIWDAESNGRLKPGMTLVEPTSGNTGIGLAFVAAARGYKLILTMPSSMSLERRKVLKALGAELVLTEPAKGMKGAIAKAEEILASDPAKYFMPAQFDNPANPAIHEKTTGPEIWNDTDGAVDVLVAGVGTGGTITGVSRFIKNTKGKPILSVAVEPVGSPVISQTLAGEEVKPSPHKIQGIGAGFVPKNLDLSLVDRVATIADEDAKNMALRLMQEEGILCGISSGAAMAAAVKLAEEPTMQGKTIVVVLPDSGERYLSTMLFDGLFEDQELVQ
- a CDS encoding AAA family ATPase translates to MKFEGTQSYVATDDLKLAVNAAITLQRPLLVKGEPGTGKTMLAEQLAESFGAKLITWHIKSTTKAHQGLYEYDAVSRLRDSQLGVDKVHDVRNYIKKGKLWEAFEAEERVILLIDEIDKADIEFPNDLLQELDKMEFFVYETNETIKAKQRPIIIITSNNEKELPDAFLRRCFFHYIAFPDRETLQKIVDVHYPKISGTLVSEALDIFFDVRKVPGLKKKPSTSELVDWLKLLMADNIGEAVLRERDPTKAIPPLAGALVKNEQDVQLLERLAFMSRRASR
- a CDS encoding vWA domain-containing protein; protein product: MLLNLFNEMRAAKVPVSVRELLDLIDALKHRVVFADMDEFYYLARTIMVKDERHFDKFDRAFGAYFKGLEKLDDHLKALIPEEWLRKEFERLLTDEERAQIQSLGGLDKLIEEFKKRLEEQKERHAGGNKWIGTGGTSPFGSGGFNPEGIRVGDAGKRQGKAAKVWDQREYKNLDDQVELGTRNIKIALRRLRKFAREGAAEELDIDGTIDHTAKDAGLLNIQMRPERRNTVKLLLLLDIGGSMDAHVKVCEELFSACKTEFKHLEYFYFHNFIYESVWKNNLRRSSERTATFDLLHKYGPDYKVVFVGDAAMAPYEITQAGGSVEHWNEEAGYVWMQRFMEKYKKLIWINPYPKDTWNYTASTGLVRELVKEQMYPLTLSGLEEGMRFLSRG
- a CDS encoding AraC family transcriptional regulator, which gives rise to MNPLTFSRSTWLNSLHMTSLTVALMESEGHSREAILEGSGITGDDLLDLRRLVSPWQEQQVFANVQNLAGEPALGLRLGVRTRITAYGLLGYALISAPTLGEALRIGLSYPVLLGTYFHLSLEVDGDMAWLVATGYGEEEAMRPFNTELCLGSLKVACADLLGQPLPLVRAEFDYEGPAERRAAYATLFGCQLSFDCPRSAIGFPASWLDMRLPLADAVTHREMLEQCRRQNIDLAARRAWLDKVRAILGERLQEPPGLEELARRLNCSSRSLRRHLQQQQTSYQQLLDELRFARAKELLQDGDMPIYRIAEELGFSETASLRHAFQRWSGQPPSHFRA
- a CDS encoding DUF3079 domain-containing protein; amino-acid sequence: MAKKFPLNPPHPERICWGCDRYCPATNLACGNGADRTMHPAEMLGDDWYQFGDWGIEPPSTIAAAQLEPSS